A window of Halichoerus grypus chromosome 12, mHalGry1.hap1.1, whole genome shotgun sequence contains these coding sequences:
- the LOC118533455 gene encoding LOW QUALITY PROTEIN: small ribosomal subunit protein uS12-like (The sequence of the model RefSeq protein was modified relative to this genomic sequence to represent the inferred CDS: substituted 2 bases at 2 genomic stop codons) gives MGKCRGLRTVGKLRRHXXDQKWHDKLYKKAHLGTALKANPFGGASHAKGIVLEKVGVEAKQPNSAIRKCVRVQLIKNEKNGKKITAFVPNDGCLNVIEENDEVLVAGLGRKGHAVGDIPGVHFKVVQIANVSLLALYKGKKERPIS, from the exons ATGGGCAAGTGTCGCGGTCTCCGTACTGTGGGGAAGCTCCGCAGGCACTGATGAGATCAGAAGTGGCATGATAAACTGTACAAGAAAGCCCATTTGGGCACAGCCCTGAAGGCCAACCCTTTTGGAGGTGCTTCCCATGCAAAAGGAATTGTGCTGGAAAAAGTAGGAGTTGAAGCCAAGCAGCCGAATTCTGCCATCAGGAAGTGTGTCAGGGTCCAGCTGATCAAGAATG aaaaaaatggcaaaaaaatcaCAGCCTTTGTACCCAATGATGGGTGTTTGAATGTTATTGAGGAAAATGATGAGGTTCTGGTTGCTGGACTTGGTCGCAAAGGTCATGCTGTCGGTGACATTCCTGGAGTTCACTTTAAGGTTGTCCAAATAGCCAATGTCTCTCTTTTGGCCTTATacaaaggcaagaaggaaagacCAATATCGTAA